Within Vigna unguiculata cultivar IT97K-499-35 chromosome 2, ASM411807v1, whole genome shotgun sequence, the genomic segment TTCCCATTCCTACCAGCAAGCTAAGACCCCAAAAGGGTCCCTCCCAACAGAACGAAAATGCTTCCCTTACTTTAAGATTCAGTATCTTATTTGCTACTGAGCTAGTGTTTTTCACTATTGCAGGATAGCTTTTTCCTTTAGCTCgttatgtataaaattaaagagGATTCTGAAATGAGAGACTTACCCTTTGACAAGCTCAATGAGTTGAGGGTACAGCTCCACCTCCCTCAGTTTGATTATTTCAGCAGATGTAGTATCAATGGCCTGAGAAGCAACCATCATTTGTGATTCTAATTTCTCCACTTCTTTCTTTGTCTTCTCTGCCTTCACATAATCAGCTCTCTTCATCTCCACCTTCCTTAGCAGTGCCAGCTTCTTCTCATGCTCCATCTTTATAGTCTTCGCATTCTTTTACCAACAAAACCAAATATTAGAAAAGTTAAACAACGATTAAAGGGAATTGTCAATTATCTATGAATATGAACAATAAGCATAGCATCGATAGAACATTAGTTGTAAAGAACAAGATTTCTTCACCAGACCCGCATCAAATCTTATGTTCtcaaaagagaaataaataaccTATAactttttcccttttctttttcttttattattaccaTCCGCAAAAGAGTAACACACCTTGACCTCTTGAAACAACTTCTTCTCCCATGCATATAGCCTCTCCACGGTGGAGCCATGCCCAACACCTCCACCTCCATTAGCCCCAAAAGTACCAACAGAAACAGGAGTTCCCTCGGCCAGTTTTCCAAACCCATTCAGCTTCGGACTCGAACCCCAAGTCCACAATGACGGACTCAAATTCCACCCATAGCTGTGCACTTTACCTACCACCACCAAGTGAAAACATAACCCTTCAGAATCCAAAATgctgaagaaaaacaaaaacttgaACTACATAGAGAAGTCAAATAAAACCATAAACAAAAGGGTTAATTCAACATGCAAGGGGTTCATTTCCAGTTACCACAAGCAAATCTCAAGAGATTCGCACTCCAGAAAAGGAGTTAGCACTTAAGACCCCTGAAATTGTCACatgcaatgatgaaaatgaggCTTACACGCTTTACTGTTATCAGAAAACCCAGAGTTTGAAACTTCAAGGATCAAAGAAACATGAGAACCAGCATCAGCGGCTTTGAGAAAATAATCATCAAGCTCTTTGATAACTTCAACAAGATCCTTAGTACTGTTCCTCGAAACAACCATTGCAAGCTCGCTGGGTGTCTCCTTGGAAAACCCGCTCACCACTGACGGCGGAGCCGTCACGCTCGCCGCCGCCATCACTACCACTTCTGATCCGGTAGTGGTTGTAGCCTCCCACTCCTCCTCCGTCACCGACCGGGAAGCCATCGCCGGCGCAGCCGGCATAAACGGGTCCCAGAAATCCCAGGCGGAGGAAGGCACCGGAGGCGGCGGGGGAGGCGGCGGGGGTAGAGCAGGCGAGGAGGTAGTGTCCGAAGTCCACGTGTAAGAGCTCGGACTCATCGGCGGCGGAGGAGGCGGCGGCGGCATCGGGGTGGGAGTTCGAGGCGGCGGCGGCGGGAGAATGGGCTGAGGGCGCGGCGGAaggtggtgatggtgatggttGAGGTGGTGGAGAACCGTAGTTTCAGCATTTGCGAACTGAAAGAGTGCTGAACCAGTGGCACGAAGCGAACGAATGTACATAGCATGTGCCGCAGAAAAAGCGTGTCTGGCTTGCACGAACTGCTTCATGTAACGCTTCCTGGCTTTGCAACGCGACACCGTTTCCTCCCTCTCAATCCTCGACTGGCAGCAACCCATCTTCTCCTTTTGTTGTTCGGTGAAGAGAATGAGTAAAGGGTGGTTTGTGTGTGCTCAAAAAactgtggtggtggtggtggtggttctGCAAAAGTTCCCTATTTTAATGCCTGTAACTCTGGCTTTGGGTGGGAAGTGCCAAAGGTACTTTATTTTTGGGTCAAAACTAAAGAACCTCCATTTAAAGGCATTCCTCTCTGGGACACTTGAACTTGGTTCAGAATCTAAAGTAGAGAAGACTGAGAAGAAGAGAGATAATGCAGTTTAGGAATGTGGTTGTGTTGAAGATGGTGCATTGGGTTTTCTCTCTCTATACTATAGTGGGGTGGAGGAGGAGCAGCAATGGAGAGAAAGAGAAGTAGCACACAGACAGACAATGGCTTTGGGCAGAGAGCCTGCAATTAAAAAAAGACagtgaatttttttgtttggtgttTGAATTTAGGTGGACCAAAATGCCCCCTCTCATGGCCTAtaaggtaaattttcttttctctttgcATAATAACATAACATGAAGTAACATGCATGATGCAGAGCACGACATACCCGAAGGGCCACTGCCAGATCAGATCAGATGCACTTCTGGGATATCCTTCAGTGAGGGCTTTTTAGATTCAAGAGTACTGATataccaatatttttaaaattatgtaaaattcTAAATGAATCTGGTGTTAAAGAAAAAGTTTTATGTTTTAccatcaataaataataaaaatatccaaAAGAACAAGTTCAAAGTATAAAAGTGTCTCAGTAACATTTATATTAGATCCAAAAGTCATTTTAGTAATATAGTATATGAAGAATGATTTTAGTAAGAAAGCAACATTTTTCTAATTCACGAAATTAACCTTATTGGCTGTTGTTGGAACTGAATGTTCTGGTTGTGAAGGAAACAAATTAGTGACGACAAAACAAATTCTTTCTCTCTCGCTGCAGCAAAGTAATCAAAGGAACGAAATCCCTTCCTTGGTATTGCAGCATCAGCTTCATGTTCATTCTGTTATCTCTCGCTTCATATAAAAACCCTTCACATGCAAAATCCTTTCTGCACTTGCACCTTCCGTTTCATAATCCTCTCTCTCTCAAACCAAAACGCACGAAGTTGCGTTGCATCTGAAATTTAACTCGACGGTGCAATGGCGAAGGCTATAGCTGATGCTGAGTATGTGAAGGAAATTGAGAAGGCTCGTCGTGACCTTCGCGCTCTTATCTCTAGCAGAAACTGTGCCCCTCTCATGCTTCGATTAGCGtatgttaattataatttgtagCTACTTTCATTTCTTTATCTCCATTGTTGTATATTTGATGGAGCAAATTTGTATCTTATTTGTAGGTGGCATGATGCTGGTACCTATGATGTTAAGACAGGAACAGGAGGCCCCAATGGTTCTATCAGGAATGCACCAGAGTTGAATCACGCAGCAAACAAGGGGCTGCAAACAGCAGTTCTGTTCTGTGGTGAGTTTTCTTCCATCtgaaatcaatttttcttttacaggCAAATTTGTccacaaattacaaaaattggTCAGAAAATAATTACTGTAGAATCGTGAGAATTTCACATGATTTCTAAATGAATGTTTGAAAAATTGAAGTTTTAAAAGAATCATGACGATGACGACTTCAATGTTATAAAATCGTGATGATTCTTGACAACTTCACTTTTTCATAAATTCATGCAAAAGTCGAGTGGAGTTCTCACAAGTCATGAGTTCACACTCTTGAAGCAGTCGTTATTTTATAACTTGcccaatttcataatttttagaCAAATTTGATTCAGATATGTAAAAAGACCCTGAAATTACCAAGTCATCTTTTTGTATCACTTTATAGTTCTCACTGCTGTGGTTTCTTTGTACAACAGAGGAAG encodes:
- the LOC114173403 gene encoding nitrate regulatory gene2 protein; the encoded protein is MGCCQSRIEREETVSRCKARKRYMKQFVQARHAFSAAHAMYIRSLRATGSALFQFANAETTVLHHLNHHHHHLPPRPQPILPPPPPRTPTPMPPPPPPPPMSPSSYTWTSDTTSSPALPPPPPPPPPVPSSAWDFWDPFMPAAPAMASRSVTEEEWEATTTTGSEVVVMAAASVTAPPSVVSGFSKETPSELAMVVSRNSTKDLVEVIKELDDYFLKAADAGSHVSLILEVSNSGFSDNSKACKVHSYGWNLSPSLWTWGSSPKLNGFGKLAEGTPVSVGTFGANGGGGVGHGSTVERLYAWEKKLFQEVKNAKTIKMEHEKKLALLRKVEMKRADYVKAEKTKKEVEKLESQMMVASQAIDTTSAEIIKLREVELYPQLIELVKGLMCMWRSMYECHQVQKHIVQQLEYLNTVPSNNPTSEIHRQSTLQLELEVQQWHQSFCNLFKAHRDYIQSLTGWLRLTLFQFSKNPLSRTPEESKIYSLCEEWHLAVDRIPDNVASEGIKSLLTVIHAIVEQQAEEYKQKKKSDCAFKELEKKVVQLRSLECKYGPYSMPESSGSMRNKDSVTQKRAKVEALRAKAEEEKNKYEKAVSVTRAMTLNNLQMGCPHVFQGIVGFSSVCMEVFESVYNKAKVAEQEHDVKRILA